A portion of the Algisphaera agarilytica genome contains these proteins:
- a CDS encoding serine/threonine-protein kinase: MTDPAHESDPINADAATAEGAETGHAPADEHPPEHPINLKLTDADFPKYWKSGSLKYDDFKPLAEGGTAALQTCVDRNLNRVVAYKSLHPHLADDEVETARFVREARVTAMIPHPGTVPLYEIGRDRSGHPYFTMKKLEGRDLRSILADLSARKHRTEDLYPLERLIDILISASQTVAYAHVQGVIHRDIKPANILVGEFGEVTVLDWGLAKIRGEPTPDAALPPKGKTGISLELTQPGRRFGTPLYMSPEQARGDHTDERTDVYALGIVLYEMLTGKPLVFGNQIDDVLKQILERPTPAPHEVSPHNNIPHELEAICLRCLAKAPEERYPSVSTFITDLQAFRDAVPEKVEAYAGRWTDPLRRVRRRYVVLITGLLGILAGMIWMYLLMQLR, translated from the coding sequence ATGACTGACCCTGCCCACGAATCCGACCCCATCAACGCCGACGCGGCGACGGCCGAAGGAGCGGAAACGGGGCACGCCCCCGCCGACGAGCACCCGCCCGAGCACCCGATTAACCTCAAGCTGACCGACGCCGACTTCCCCAAGTACTGGAAGTCGGGCTCTTTGAAGTACGACGACTTCAAGCCCCTGGCCGAGGGCGGAACCGCGGCGCTGCAGACCTGCGTCGACCGCAACCTCAACCGTGTCGTGGCCTACAAATCGCTGCACCCCCACCTCGCCGACGACGAGGTCGAGACCGCGCGGTTCGTGCGTGAAGCCCGGGTGACCGCGATGATCCCCCACCCCGGCACGGTGCCGCTCTACGAGATCGGCCGGGACCGGTCGGGCCACCCGTACTTCACGATGAAGAAACTCGAGGGCCGGGACCTTCGCTCCATCCTGGCGGATCTGTCTGCCCGCAAGCACCGGACCGAAGACCTCTACCCGCTGGAGCGACTGATCGACATCCTCATCAGCGCTTCGCAGACCGTGGCCTACGCCCACGTGCAGGGCGTCATCCACCGCGACATCAAGCCCGCCAATATCCTGGTGGGAGAGTTCGGCGAAGTGACGGTGCTGGACTGGGGCCTCGCGAAAATCCGGGGCGAACCCACGCCCGACGCCGCCCTCCCACCCAAAGGCAAAACCGGAATCTCACTCGAGCTCACCCAGCCGGGCCGACGTTTCGGAACCCCTCTGTACATGAGCCCCGAACAGGCCCGCGGCGATCACACCGACGAACGGACCGATGTCTACGCCCTGGGCATCGTGCTCTACGAGATGCTCACCGGCAAGCCCCTGGTCTTCGGCAACCAGATCGACGACGTGCTCAAGCAGATCCTCGAACGCCCCACCCCCGCTCCGCACGAGGTCTCGCCGCACAACAACATCCCCCACGAGCTGGAAGCCATCTGCCTCCGCTGCCTGGCGAAAGCCCCCGAAGAGCGCTACCCCAGCGTGAGCACATTCATCACTGACCTCCAGGCTTTCCGCGACGCGGTCCCCGAGAAGGTCGAAGCCTATGCCGGCCGGTGGACCGACCCGCTGCGCCGAGTGCGACGCCGATACGTTGTGCTGATCACCGGCCTACTCGGCATCCTCGCGGGCATGATCTGGATGTACCTGCTGATGCAGCTCAGATAA
- the thrC gene encoding threonine synthase has translation MSYVKSLRGKESGVDYPIEPRTICDSDFGPVEVTYDYEAMKGKVTRESIEAGPLSLWRYRDLLPIENEPRAGLQSGWTPLVKADRLAKHLGVKELYIKDDSANYPSFSYKDRVVAVAVTKAFEFGFDTVGCASTGNLAHSVSAHAAAAGLKACVMVPHDLEAGKMVGMNVFGPRVVRIEGNYDDVNRLCSQIADKYNWAIVNVNLRPFYTEGAKTHGFEIAEQMGWKLPKHTVVPVAGGTILPKIWKGYQEFIELGLVEDNKPAMYGAQAEGCNPIVTALEEEAELFRPQKPNTIAKSIAIGNPADGYYVLKNIRESGGYGASASDPEILEAIKLLAEHEGIFTEPAGGTTMACAIKLIKSGRIPKDEPICVCITGNGLKTLEAMDGQFPESRAIPAKMADFDQLIQETSQTKEPAHV, from the coding sequence ATGAGCTACGTCAAATCACTCCGCGGTAAAGAATCGGGCGTGGATTACCCCATCGAGCCCCGAACGATCTGTGACTCGGACTTCGGCCCGGTCGAGGTCACCTACGACTACGAAGCGATGAAGGGGAAGGTCACCCGTGAATCGATCGAAGCGGGGCCTTTGTCGCTATGGCGCTACCGCGACCTGCTGCCGATCGAGAACGAGCCGCGTGCAGGCCTCCAGTCGGGCTGGACCCCGCTGGTCAAGGCCGACCGTCTGGCCAAGCACCTGGGCGTCAAAGAGCTCTACATCAAGGACGACTCGGCCAACTACCCGAGCTTCTCCTACAAGGACCGCGTCGTCGCCGTGGCGGTGACCAAGGCGTTTGAGTTCGGCTTCGACACCGTGGGCTGTGCGTCCACCGGCAACCTGGCCCACTCGGTCAGCGCCCACGCCGCCGCCGCAGGGCTTAAAGCCTGTGTGATGGTGCCCCACGACCTCGAGGCGGGCAAGATGGTCGGCATGAACGTGTTCGGCCCGCGCGTCGTCCGCATCGAAGGCAACTACGACGACGTGAACCGCCTCTGCTCGCAGATCGCCGACAAATACAACTGGGCGATCGTCAACGTCAACCTCCGTCCGTTCTACACCGAAGGCGCCAAGACCCACGGCTTTGAGATCGCCGAGCAGATGGGTTGGAAGCTGCCCAAGCACACGGTCGTCCCCGTTGCCGGCGGCACCATCCTGCCCAAGATCTGGAAGGGCTACCAGGAGTTCATCGAGCTCGGCCTGGTTGAGGACAACAAGCCCGCGATGTACGGCGCACAAGCCGAGGGCTGCAATCCGATTGTCACCGCGCTCGAAGAAGAAGCCGAGCTGTTCCGCCCGCAGAAGCCCAACACGATCGCCAAGTCGATCGCCATCGGCAACCCCGCCGACGGCTACTACGTGCTCAAGAACATCCGCGAGTCGGGCGGCTACGGCGCCTCGGCCAGCGACCCCGAAATCCTCGAAGCCATCAAGCTGCTCGCCGAGCACGAAGGCATCTTCACCGAGCCCGCCGGTGGCACGACCATGGCTTGTGCGATCAAGCTGATCAAGTCCGGCCGCATCCCCAAGGACGAGCCGATCTGCGTCTGCATCACCGGTAACGGCCTGAAAACCCTCGAAGCGATGGACGGCCAATTCCCCGAATCCCGTGCCATCCCCGCTAAAATGGCTGACTTCGACCAACTGATTCAAGAAACCTCGCAAACCAAAGAGCCCGCCCATGTCTGA
- a CDS encoding MoaD family protein encodes MSDTTLAVEIPTALRPQVGDQESVEVSGGTVGELLGKLKAEYPDFGAKLYKTDTELNRFINIYLNDEDIRFLENLETPVKAGDHLAIVPAIAGG; translated from the coding sequence ATGTCTGATACCACCCTTGCTGTAGAAATCCCCACCGCGCTGCGTCCGCAGGTCGGCGACCAAGAGTCGGTCGAAGTGTCCGGCGGCACCGTCGGCGAATTGCTCGGCAAACTGAAAGCCGAGTACCCCGACTTCGGCGCCAAGCTGTACAAGACCGACACGGAACTCAACCGCTTCATCAACATCTACCTCAACGATGAAGACATCCGGTTCCTCGAGAACCTCGAGACCCCCGTGAAGGCCGGCGACCACCTCGCCATCGTCCCCGCAATCGCTGGCGGCTAA
- a CDS encoding NIL domain-containing protein yields the protein MASRKCWLTFEGGCQDQPVIWQLSQAFPAVQFDVRQASVSQQIGIMALQFTAEDEEQLEAAIAFLVDKGVRVDPVEGGSLVVG from the coding sequence ATGGCTTCTCGAAAATGCTGGTTAACTTTTGAAGGCGGCTGTCAGGATCAGCCCGTGATCTGGCAGCTCTCGCAAGCGTTTCCCGCGGTGCAGTTTGATGTCCGGCAGGCGTCCGTCAGCCAACAGATCGGCATCATGGCCCTGCAGTTCACCGCCGAGGACGAAGAGCAGCTCGAAGCCGCGATCGCGTTCCTCGTCGACAAGGGCGTCCGCGTCGATCCGGTCGAGGGCGGCTCGTTAGTGGTGGGTTGA
- a CDS encoding ThiF family adenylyltransferase — translation MSSELDRYHRQMLLPGFGEEGQRKLLDSTALVVGCGALGTVIANMLARAGVGHLIIVDRDFIEMTNLQRQVLFDESDVANAIPKAEAAKNKIAQINSQVKVTAVVEDVNHTNMEKLACGDYNDGKPVDIIVDGVDNFETRYLANDCAVKRGIPYVYGGAVGTVGASYAVLPHTASGDSAWEKAGKATPCLRCIFEQAPPPGLNPTCDTAGVIGPAVSIISNYQVAETLKILTGNLDRVSPTMLNFDLWGNTFRQFKVARAYDVGDCQCCKHRNFEFLDGKFGSSTTTLCGRNAVQLTQKDDGANGSKLDFDEIAKRLESHGSVKANKFMLRADITDNGENYELTLFTDGRAIVKGTKEANVAKSVYAKYVGA, via the coding sequence GTGTCATCCGAACTCGATCGATATCACCGCCAGATGCTCCTGCCCGGATTCGGGGAAGAGGGCCAACGTAAACTCCTGGACAGCACCGCGCTGGTCGTCGGTTGCGGCGCGCTCGGCACAGTGATCGCCAACATGCTCGCCCGGGCTGGCGTCGGTCACCTCATCATCGTCGATCGCGACTTCATCGAGATGACCAACCTGCAGCGGCAGGTGCTGTTCGACGAGAGCGATGTCGCCAACGCGATCCCCAAGGCCGAGGCGGCGAAGAACAAGATCGCCCAGATCAACTCGCAGGTGAAAGTCACGGCGGTGGTCGAAGACGTCAACCACACCAACATGGAAAAGCTCGCCTGCGGTGATTACAACGACGGCAAGCCCGTCGACATCATCGTGGACGGCGTGGACAACTTCGAGACCCGTTACCTCGCCAACGACTGCGCGGTGAAACGCGGCATCCCGTACGTCTACGGCGGGGCGGTCGGCACGGTCGGTGCGTCCTACGCCGTTCTCCCGCACACCGCGTCGGGTGACTCGGCGTGGGAAAAAGCGGGCAAGGCTACGCCCTGCCTCCGCTGCATCTTCGAGCAGGCCCCGCCGCCTGGCCTTAACCCGACCTGCGATACCGCGGGCGTCATCGGCCCGGCCGTTTCGATCATCAGCAACTACCAGGTCGCTGAGACTCTGAAGATCCTCACCGGCAACCTCGACCGCGTCTCCCCGACGATGCTCAACTTCGACCTGTGGGGCAACACGTTCCGCCAGTTCAAGGTGGCCCGTGCGTACGACGTCGGCGATTGCCAGTGCTGCAAGCACCGCAACTTCGAGTTCCTCGACGGCAAATTCGGCAGCAGCACGACGACGCTGTGCGGGCGAAACGCTGTGCAGCTTACGCAGAAGGACGACGGTGCGAACGGTTCGAAGCTCGACTTCGACGAGATCGCCAAGCGGCTGGAGTCCCATGGCAGCGTGAAGGCCAACAAGTTTATGCTCCGCGCGGACATCACGGACAACGGTGAAAATTACGAACTCACACTTTTCACCGATGGCCGCGCTATTGTGAAGGGCACGAAGGAGGCGAACGTCGCCAAGAGCGTGTACGCGAAATACGTCGGGGCCTAA
- a CDS encoding DinB family protein, translated as MAFEQEITVYRFQAGYAEMLLDGLDADKAFSLICDGGVSPAWIIGHLGFVSNNVASRFGGESKIDLEAWGKLFSGGSTPTADASDYPSWDELLGVYRQGHEVFIATISGIGEDVLSAENPNERMRQGLPTVEDFLSFVATGHVAMHLGQLSTWRRVQGQPPLF; from the coding sequence ATGGCATTCGAACAAGAGATCACCGTCTACCGTTTTCAGGCCGGTTACGCCGAGATGCTGCTGGACGGGTTAGACGCGGACAAGGCCTTCTCGCTGATCTGTGACGGCGGGGTGAGCCCGGCCTGGATCATCGGGCACCTGGGCTTTGTGTCCAACAACGTGGCGTCTCGTTTTGGCGGCGAATCCAAGATCGACCTGGAAGCCTGGGGCAAGCTCTTTAGCGGAGGCAGCACGCCGACCGCGGACGCGTCGGACTACCCGTCCTGGGACGAGTTGCTTGGTGTGTACCGGCAAGGGCACGAAGTTTTTATTGCCACGATTTCGGGCATCGGTGAAGATGTTTTGTCGGCCGAGAACCCCAATGAACGGATGCGGCAAGGCCTGCCCACCGTTGAGGATTTCCTCAGCTTCGTCGCCACCGGCCACGTCGCCATGCACCTGGGGCAACTCTCGACCTGGCGTCGTGTGCAGGGCCAGCCGCCGTTGTTCTAA
- a CDS encoding DinB family protein codes for MIRNILNLRYAANLDYAHRLVEGLDEAQANEAPAEGMNTPRWIIGHLAQTADQVGLGWVLEMDRTIPEWDAWFDLGTLPSDLAEEQPSLAEALDHLDRLHGVVSERVLASPPSFFERSLHDVAPERFRKRFPTVGNALAHIMLSHEMQHLGQLSAWRRVKGLSAV; via the coding sequence ATGATCCGCAACATCCTCAACCTTCGGTACGCCGCGAATCTAGATTACGCTCACCGTTTGGTCGAGGGGTTGGATGAAGCTCAAGCCAACGAAGCCCCCGCGGAAGGAATGAATACTCCACGCTGGATCATCGGCCACCTCGCTCAGACGGCTGATCAGGTCGGCTTGGGTTGGGTGTTGGAGATGGATCGCACAATCCCGGAGTGGGATGCGTGGTTCGATCTGGGCACCTTGCCGAGTGATCTGGCCGAGGAGCAGCCCTCGTTGGCCGAGGCGCTGGATCATCTCGATCGTTTGCACGGTGTCGTCAGTGAGCGAGTTCTTGCATCGCCGCCGTCGTTTTTTGAAAGGTCGTTACACGACGTCGCCCCCGAACGCTTCCGCAAGCGCTTCCCGACCGTGGGCAATGCCTTGGCCCACATCATGCTGTCGCACGAGATGCAGCACCTGGGGCAGCTCTCGGCGTGGCGGCGAGTGAAAGGGCTTTCTGCGGTTTAA
- a CDS encoding DinB family protein encodes MDFAKEITVLRFMQGYGDDLVADIEPQDMCKQPVVGMNHPAWILGHLAMAVDSHAESVGGTPQLIDWRDRFGFGTTLTTDPADYPAKSELIETWHAANDRFIAAVSSASPEDLSKPTLGPAALGLPTVGDYTSFSLTAHTALHLGQLSAWRRADGRPPLF; translated from the coding sequence ATGGACTTCGCGAAAGAGATCACGGTGCTGCGTTTCATGCAGGGGTACGGGGATGACCTCGTGGCGGATATCGAGCCCCAGGACATGTGCAAGCAACCGGTTGTCGGCATGAACCACCCGGCGTGGATCCTCGGGCACCTCGCGATGGCGGTCGACAGCCACGCTGAGAGCGTCGGCGGCACGCCGCAGCTCATCGATTGGCGGGACCGATTCGGTTTCGGTACGACGCTCACCACCGACCCCGCGGACTATCCCGCCAAATCGGAGTTGATCGAAACCTGGCACGCCGCCAACGATCGGTTCATCGCTGCGGTCTCCTCCGCCTCGCCCGAGGACCTTAGCAAGCCCACGCTGGGCCCCGCGGCCTTGGGCCTGCCGACCGTTGGCGATTACACGAGTTTCTCGCTGACCGCCCACACGGCGCTGCACCTGGGGCAGCTCTCGGCCTGGCGCAGGGCCGACGGCCGTCCACCACTGTTCTAG
- a CDS encoding aminotransferase class V-fold PLP-dependent enzyme has protein sequence MIYLDNAATSFPKAPGVGEAAAAFIAKDAANPGRAGHRMAVAAEQMLDGVRLRLARLFNAPDFERMVFTMNGTDALNIAIKGVVSAKSAGGKVPHVITTVLEHNSVSRPLQALSDAGKITLTRVDCDDQGFVSPQDIKAAINDDTVLIAMTHASNVTGTIQDAAAVGAIAREADVLFLLDGAQTVGVVPVDVQAMQIDLLAFPGHKSLLGPTGTGALYVGERCPASSEDANDAERFPPFREGGTGGDSATPTQPSLFPYYLEGGTPNTVGIAGWSAGIDHVLNNPMAETLAHEQALCGKLIDAVKDDERFTVLGSHDPQARVGTVAINVVGMDAPDVGSILDDSFEIAVRPGLHCSPYVHQSFGTYPDGAVRVSPGAFTTEDEIDQLIEALDQIAM, from the coding sequence ATGATTTACCTCGATAACGCCGCAACCAGTTTCCCGAAAGCCCCCGGTGTCGGAGAGGCCGCCGCCGCCTTCATCGCCAAGGACGCCGCCAACCCCGGCCGGGCCGGTCACCGCATGGCGGTTGCGGCCGAGCAGATGCTCGACGGTGTACGGCTGAGGTTGGCTCGCCTGTTCAACGCGCCCGACTTCGAACGCATGGTCTTCACCATGAACGGCACCGATGCCCTGAACATCGCGATCAAGGGTGTGGTGTCGGCCAAGTCCGCGGGCGGGAAGGTGCCGCACGTGATCACGACGGTCCTCGAACACAACTCGGTCAGCCGACCGCTGCAGGCGTTGTCTGATGCGGGCAAGATCACGCTGACGCGCGTTGATTGCGACGATCAAGGTTTCGTGAGCCCCCAGGACATCAAGGCGGCGATCAACGACGACACTGTGTTGATCGCGATGACCCACGCCAGCAACGTCACCGGGACGATCCAGGACGCGGCGGCGGTGGGCGCAATCGCCCGGGAGGCAGACGTGCTGTTCCTGCTCGATGGGGCGCAAACGGTCGGCGTGGTTCCAGTCGACGTCCAGGCGATGCAGATCGACCTGCTCGCCTTTCCCGGCCACAAGTCGCTGCTCGGCCCGACGGGCACGGGGGCCCTGTACGTGGGCGAGCGTTGCCCGGCTTCCAGCGAGGACGCCAATGACGCAGAGCGCTTCCCGCCGTTCCGTGAGGGCGGCACCGGGGGCGACTCGGCAACACCGACGCAGCCCTCCCTCTTCCCGTATTACCTCGAGGGCGGCACGCCCAACACGGTCGGGATCGCGGGCTGGTCGGCGGGCATCGACCACGTGCTGAACAACCCCATGGCCGAGACCCTGGCCCACGAGCAAGCCCTGTGCGGCAAGCTCATCGACGCGGTGAAAGACGACGAACGGTTCACTGTGCTCGGCAGCCACGACCCTCAGGCCCGCGTGGGCACGGTGGCGATCAACGTGGTCGGCATGGATGCGCCGGACGTGGGCTCGATCCTGGATGACAGCTTCGAGATCGCGGTCCGCCCCGGGCTGCACTGCTCGCCGTATGTCCACCAGAGCTTCGGCACCTACCCGGACGGCGCGGTGCGGGTGAGCCCCGGGGCGTTTACCACCGAGGACGAGATCGACCAGCTCATCGAGGCGCTCGACCAGATCGCCATGTGA
- a CDS encoding TorF family putative porin: MTKESKFAGLCLVGGLAAAALTTSSVAQDAPPAVNNGLLSWSAGADVVSTYMFRGIEQEDSGLIVQPYVEVGAPLGDTGLDFTLGTWSSIHSNATGAVAGGPSNWYESDLYAGLGYAINDQFAVSATFTGYYSPNNAFADIEEIAFGVEYDDSEALGDYAFAPYALLAIETRDAGGSEDVYLELGGAFSAFFIESEDLPVELSFPIALGLSIDDYYTDAGGDNEFFGFFKIGAAASMPLDFIPSDYGVWSASAGLDLYFVNDDAGLLDDGDDFEIAALLGVGMEY, translated from the coding sequence ATGACAAAGGAAAGTAAATTTGCCGGGCTGTGCCTGGTTGGTGGTTTGGCTGCCGCGGCACTGACCACCTCGAGCGTCGCCCAAGACGCGCCCCCCGCCGTCAACAACGGCCTCCTGTCCTGGAGCGCTGGTGCAGACGTCGTCTCCACCTACATGTTCCGTGGCATCGAGCAAGAAGACAGCGGTCTGATCGTTCAGCCCTACGTTGAAGTGGGTGCCCCTCTGGGTGACACCGGCCTCGACTTCACGCTCGGTACCTGGTCGTCGATCCACAGCAACGCCACCGGCGCTGTCGCGGGCGGCCCCTCGAACTGGTACGAGTCGGACCTGTATGCGGGCCTCGGCTACGCCATCAACGATCAATTCGCCGTCAGCGCCACGTTCACCGGCTACTATTCGCCGAACAACGCGTTCGCCGACATCGAAGAAATCGCTTTCGGCGTCGAGTACGACGACAGCGAAGCCCTGGGTGACTACGCGTTCGCGCCTTACGCCCTGCTCGCCATCGAAACCCGCGATGCTGGCGGTTCGGAAGACGTCTACCTCGAACTCGGTGGCGCCTTCTCGGCGTTCTTCATCGAAAGCGAAGACCTGCCTGTGGAACTGAGCTTCCCCATCGCTCTGGGTCTGAGCATCGATGACTACTACACCGACGCCGGTGGTGACAACGAGTTCTTCGGCTTCTTCAAGATCGGTGCTGCCGCCAGCATGCCGCTGGACTTCATCCCCTCCGATTACGGCGTCTGGTCGGCCTCGGCCGGTCTGGACCTGTACTTCGTCAACGACGATGCCGGTCTGCTCGACGACGGCGACGATTTCGAAATCGCCGCCCTCCTCGGCGTCGGCATGGAGTACTAA
- the trpE gene encoding anthranilate synthase component I: protein MSDPATQPHPSLPDPQRFAQRFAAAQSAPAESHPIIPVFRRLLNDSLTPVLAYRRLVRPDDRMAPSYLFESVVGGDRVGRFSFLGSRPAAEVVARGHEVVYTNHAAPDESRTFTSDDPLMEMQKLTANYALDEESYALLPTNLPGAGGWVGVAGYDTVRYLEGESLPNPAADDRQLPDLHMQLYLDTVVFDHVQKTLLLITFAQVKEHGTAEDAYAAAQSRLDDLASRLLESDVADGISLPPGHVSLDTPPPTLPDSNMGQGGYQKAVEACKEFIQAGDAFQIVPSQRFEVQTQADPFDIYRSLRVVNPSPYMFYLQIDGGILVGSSPEILVNVTDRIATSRPLAGTRHRGATPAEDARLEAELLADPKDRSEHIMLVDLHRNDIGRIAEPGTVELPELLVVEKYSHVMHISSAVQGRVRDGLTAWDALRVSLPVGTVSGAPKVRAMQIIDDLEPTRRGPYGGAVGHADFAGNMDMCIALRTMVILPSRGLEVGGLGVGKDAGEGDPSPQAPKSPGAQWTVHIQAGAGIVADSDPDAEHQETVNKAAALAKAVEVAEHLFT from the coding sequence ATGTCCGATCCTGCCACCCAGCCCCACCCCAGCCTGCCCGATCCGCAGAGGTTCGCGCAGCGTTTCGCCGCCGCGCAATCCGCCCCGGCCGAAAGCCACCCCATCATCCCCGTGTTCCGCCGCCTGCTCAACGATTCGTTGACGCCGGTGTTGGCCTACCGCCGTCTGGTCCGCCCCGACGACCGCATGGCCCCGAGCTACCTCTTCGAGTCTGTCGTCGGCGGAGACCGTGTAGGCCGTTTCAGCTTCCTCGGCAGCCGTCCCGCCGCCGAGGTCGTTGCTCGTGGACACGAAGTCGTCTACACCAACCATGCCGCGCCTGACGAGTCACGCACCTTCACCAGCGACGACCCGCTGATGGAAATGCAGAAACTCACCGCCAACTACGCGTTGGATGAAGAATCCTACGCCTTGCTCCCGACCAACCTCCCCGGCGCGGGCGGCTGGGTCGGCGTCGCGGGGTACGACACGGTGCGTTACCTCGAAGGCGAGTCGCTGCCCAATCCCGCAGCCGACGACCGTCAACTCCCCGATCTGCACATGCAGCTCTACCTCGACACGGTCGTCTTCGACCACGTGCAGAAGACGCTGCTGCTGATCACTTTTGCGCAGGTCAAGGAACACGGCACGGCCGAGGACGCCTACGCCGCGGCGCAGTCGCGCCTGGACGACCTCGCGTCACGTCTTCTGGAGTCCGACGTCGCCGACGGCATCAGCCTCCCGCCGGGGCACGTCTCGCTCGACACGCCGCCGCCCACGCTGCCCGACAGCAACATGGGGCAGGGCGGTTACCAGAAGGCTGTCGAAGCCTGCAAGGAATTCATCCAGGCGGGCGACGCGTTCCAGATTGTGCCGTCGCAGCGGTTCGAGGTGCAGACCCAGGCCGACCCGTTCGACATCTACCGTTCGCTGCGGGTGGTGAACCCGTCGCCGTACATGTTCTACCTGCAGATCGACGGCGGCATCCTCGTGGGCTCGTCCCCCGAGATCCTGGTCAATGTCACCGACCGCATCGCCACCAGCCGACCCCTCGCGGGCACCCGCCACCGCGGCGCGACGCCCGCCGAGGACGCCCGCCTCGAAGCCGAGCTCCTGGCCGACCCCAAGGACCGCAGCGAGCACATCATGCTCGTGGACCTGCACCGCAACGACATCGGCCGGATCGCCGAGCCCGGCACCGTCGAACTCCCCGAGCTCCTGGTCGTCGAAAAGTACTCCCACGTCATGCACATCAGCTCGGCCGTCCAGGGCAGGGTCCGCGACGGCCTCACCGCCTGGGACGCCCTCCGCGTCAGCCTGCCCGTCGGCACGGTCAGCGGGGCCCCCAAGGTCCGGGCGATGCAGATCATCGACGACCTCGAGCCCACCCGCCGCGGCCCCTACGGCGGGGCGGTGGGCCACGCCGACTTCGCCGGGAACATGGACATGTGCATCGCCCTGCGGACGATGGTGATCCTTCCTTCTAGGGGCTTGGAGGTTGGGGGCTTAGGTGTCGGGAAAGATGCGGGGGAAGGTGATCCAAGTCCCCAGGCCCCCAAGTCCCCAGGCGCCCAATGGACCGTCCATATCCAGGCCGGGGCGGGCATCGTCGCCGACTCCGACCCAGACGCCGAGCACCAGGAGACCGTGAACAAAGCCGCGGCGCTCGCCAAGGCTGTCGAGGTCGCCGAACACCTGTTCACGTAA
- a CDS encoding FliM/FliN family flagellar motor switch protein encodes MATDFKTILNLTVPMIVQIGKRKLPVSEVLSLAPGSIIELPKSADEELAFCINNKTIGTGSAVKVGENFGIRITEINSARDRAETVLGG; translated from the coding sequence GTGGCCACCGACTTCAAAACTATCCTGAACCTCACCGTCCCGATGATCGTCCAGATCGGCAAGCGCAAGCTCCCGGTGAGCGAAGTCCTGTCCCTCGCCCCCGGCTCGATCATCGAGCTGCCCAAGTCCGCCGACGAAGAACTCGCCTTCTGCATCAACAACAAGACCATCGGTACCGGCTCGGCCGTCAAGGTCGGCGAAAACTTCGGCATCCGCATAACCGAGATCAACTCGGCACGGGATCGGGCTGAGACGGTCTTGGGTGGCTAA